A part of Oncorhynchus kisutch isolate 150728-3 linkage group LG2, Okis_V2, whole genome shotgun sequence genomic DNA contains:
- the LOC116376511 gene encoding protein S100-A1-like, whose protein sequence is MSNPTKTENVSTLETAMQLMIQTFHKYSGDEGDKYTLSRAELKVMLSAELGNYLGNAQDKEAVDKVMGDLDANNDGEVDFTEFVILVGALTVACNDFFLEYNDKGEKK, encoded by the exons ATGTCTAACCCTACCAAAACAGAGAATGTGTCCACCTTGGAGACTGCCATGCAGCTGATGATCCAGACCTTCCATAAGTATTCTGGAGACGAGGGCGACAAATACACCCTGAGCAGAGCAGAGCTCAAAGTGATGCTCTCTGCAGAGCTGGGCAACTACCTGGGG AATGCCCAGGACAAGGAAGCAGTGGACAAGGTGATGGGGGACCTGGATGCCAAcaatgatggagaggtggactTCACTGAGTTTGTTATCCTGGTGGGGGCGCTCACCGTCGCCTGCAACGACTTCTTCCTGGAGTACAATGACAAGGGGGAGAAGAagtga
- the LOC109885766 gene encoding protein S100-A1-like: MESAIQTVVGVYLKSAKGKGSLGDKDFQGLVNKQLGNVMTGTESSSAVKEMRKGLDENKDGKVSFQEYMTLIGYVANTLSEQRTAANNTPAS; encoded by the exons ATGGAGTCGGCCATCCAGACAGTGGTAGGAGTGTATCTGAAGTCTGCCAAAGGGAAGGGCAGTCTCGGAGATAAGGACTTCCAGGGCCTCGTCAATAAACAGCTCGGCAACGTCATGACT GGAACAGAGAGTTCCTCTGCAGTGAAGGAGATGCGTAAGGGATTGGACGAGAACAAAGATGGGAAGGTCAGCTTCCAGGAATACATGACTCTGATTGGCTACGTGGCAAACACCCTCAGCGAGCAGAGGACTGCAGCCAACAACACACCTGCTTCATAG